DNA from Pseudomonas putida:
TGCTAACCCAGTGAATTACGCGCTGCTACACGAAAACAGGCTTTATTCATCATCGAAGTTATACATACCCGGCGCCAAGTTATTGAAGCGGGTGTACTAACAGATAACCGGCTCTGATGTAATAGGAACTAGCAGGTGCGGGATATAGCACAAATTTTGACCTAATCCGACTGCAATGGCCGGCTGATCTCCCTCGAATGATCTGGCAATGTTGCCAGTTTCATCAACTTCCTGGCCCACCTAGCATTTAGGAAACACCCAACCCAGGAAGCAAGTGATGAAAATATTCTACGCGTCTCATCGCCCAACCCTATTGCTGGATGGCCGTGGATTCACCCGTATCTTCAATGCAGGGCCAGGCACCCTTACCACGCACCAGGAAAATCACAGCCGCTTGATCGGCAGTGAAATGTCCAATTCACCCTCTTGCACACTTGACCAAAACGGCCGCACCCAGCTGACCTTCAGTGCATACGGCGCTAGAGTCGACCACGGACAAATACCTGCCTTCAAAGGCGAGCTTGAGGATCTGGTCACCGGCCATTACCTGCTGGGAAATGGCTACCGCGCTTACAACCCTCATCTCATGCGTTTCAACAGTCCAGACAGCGACAGCCCATTCGCAAAAGGAGGGTTGAATACCTACTCATTTGCTCTTTGCGACCCGATCAACCGCCGTGATCCGACGGGGCACGCTTTCGAGTTCATTCGTAAGCTATTCGTCAACAAGACCTATCGCGGACCTATCGTGGCGGAGTTCGACGGAATTGTTGTTTTTACTGGGCAAGAACGACCGGACGGAAAATTACCCACCCTGTATATCAGCGCCCATGGCGCTCCAGGCGTGATAGGTGCTGACGGCACCAATATTTACGATGCAACACGCACTTTCAAGGCACTGACAAGCCGCAATATCCAGCTGCACAACAGGCAAATTCATGTACTTGCATGTGACACAGCTTTCCCCGACCCGCTTACCGGCAGCTCATATATCAGCGACCTAAGCGCCCTTACAAAGTTTCAAGTTTCTGGCTACGCGACCACAGTTGCAGTCGTGGAGCGCCGTCAAGGCAACGAATACATTGTAGAGAAACAAAGGGTGCTGCCGCACCATGGAATGACATCGACAAAGACCCGAGCGGGTAAAGGTAGAAAGCAGCAAGACGCCACTGACGACATTCAGGCTGAGATATCCAAGCGGATCAGGACCGCCTGAACATTGAGTCGCTCTAACGAGGCGAGCCTCTACCGACTCTTCTCATTCGTCGTCGTCGAAGTTGTACATGCCCGGTGCGAGGTTCTCGAAGCGGGTGTACTTGCCGATAAACGCCAGGCGCACAAAGCCAATAGGGCCGTTACGCTGTTTACCGATGATGATTTCCGCCACACCCTTGTGCTCGGTCTCGGGGTGGTACACCTCGTCGCGGTACACGAACATGATCACGTCGGCGTCCTGCTCGATTGCACCGGATTCACGCAAGTCGGAGTTCACCGGGCGTTTGTTCGGGCGCTGTTCCAGGGAGCGGTTCAGCTGCGACAGGGCGATGACCGGGCAGTTGAATTCCTTGGCCAGGGCCTTGAGCGAGCGGGAAATTTCGGAAATCTCGTTGGTGCGGTTATCACCGGAAGAGCCCGGGATCTGCATCAGCTGCAGGTAGTCGACCATGATCATGCCGATTTCACCGTGCTCACGCGCCAAGCGCCGCGTACGCGCACGCATTTCAGACGGGCTGATGCCGGCGGTATCGTCGATGAACAGCTTGCGGTCGTTAAGCAGGTTGACTGCCGAGGTCAGGCGTGGCCAGTCGTCGTCGTCCAGCTGGCCGGAACGAACCTTGGTCTGATCGATACGGCCAAGGGAGGAAAGCATACGCATGATCAGCGATTCACCTGGCATTTCGAGGGAGAACACCAGCACCGCCTTTTCGCTGCGTAGCACGGCGTTCTCAACCAGGTTCATGGCAAAGGTGGTTTTACCCATCGACGGACGGCCGGCGACGATGATCAAGTCGGCAGCCTGCAGGCCGCTGGTTTTTTCGTCCAGGTCGGTGTACCCGGTAGAGATACCGGTGATATCACTGTCGGAATTGAACAGCGTATCGATACGGTCGATGGCCATGGTCAACAGCTCGTTGACGCCTACCGGGCCACCGGTTTTTGGCCGAGCCTCGGCGATCTGGAAGATTTGCCGCTCGGCATCGTCGAGAATCTCTGCAGCGTTGCGCCCCTGGGGGTTGAACGCGTTGTCGGCGATGTCGGTACTGATACTGATCAACTGGCGCAGCGTAGCCCGTTCGCGAATGATCGCGGCGTAGGCCTTGATGTTGGCCACCGACGGGGTGTTCTTGGCCAGCTCGGCCAGGTACGCCAGGCCGCCTACCTGCGAGGACAGGCCTTCCTTGTCCAACTGCTCGTGCAGGGTCACCACGTCGAATGGCTGGTTGGCATCGACCAACTTGTGCACGGCGCGGAAGATCAGCCGGTGGTCATGCCGGTAGAAGTCACCATCCGACACCTGGTCCAGCACCCGCTCCCAGGCATCGTTGTCCAGCATCAGGCCACCGAGCACGGCCTGTTCGGCCTCGATGGAATGCGGCGGTACCTTCAGGGCTGCGGTTTGCAGGTCTAGCTGTTCGGAGGTGGTGATCTCGTTCATGGCCACGAAAGAATTCTGGAGGATGAAAAAGACAAAGGGCACGGCCTGTAAAAAACAGGACCGTGCCCGATGTTAACCGCCTGACTCGCAAGGAGCCAGCCAGTTAGCGCAGCTTAGGCAGCTACGACGACCACACGTACGGTGGCTTCAACGTCGCTGTGCAGGTGCACGGCTACGTCGTATTCGCCAACCTGACGGATGGTGCCGTTCGGCAGACGAACTTCAGCTTTGGCCACTTCTACGCCGGAGGCGGTCAGGGCGTCAGCGATGTCGTGGGTGCCGATCGAACCGAACAGCTTGCCTTCGTCGCCAGCGGTGGCAGTGATGGTCACTTCCAGCTCGGCCAGTTGGGCAGCACGGCTTTCAGCCGACGATTTCTTGTCAGCAGCTGCTTTTTCCAGCTCGGCGCGACGTTCTTCGAACGCAGCCAGGTTGGCGGCGTTGGCAACGGTGGCCTTGCCGAATGGCAGCAGGAAGTTACGGCCGTAACCAGCCTTAACTTTTACTTTGTCGCCCAGGTTGCCCAGGTTAGCGACTTTTTCCAGCAGGATCAGTTCCATTTGGTAAAACCTCTTAACTTTTAACCTTCACCGTTCGCGGAGTCATTCCCCTTGGGGGACTTGCGACCGCGAAAATCAATCAGGCTGTCGACAATGGCCAAAACCATCAGCAAGGGGTAAATCAGCTGCATGATCAGCGGCAGCGTCACGTACATGCCCACCAGCCAGAAACCAGCCAGTCGGCCCTGTGCCACCAGCCCATGCATCAAAGCGATGCCGGCCAGCACCAGAACCAGGCTTGAGGCCGATGCCAGGATGATGAACTGCGGCCCGATGAACGGGGCCACCACCATCACTGCCACCAAGACCGCCATGGTCTGTTTCGGCAACTTCAGCGCGCGAAACTCGCGACCGAAGCCTCCAGGGTTGTACAACGCTGCCTGCCAGTAGCGCGCCAGCACCAAGGCCAGCACACTGAACAACTGCACCGTCACTGCTGTGGAAGCGACCAGCACAGGGCGGATCAGCTCACCGGAGAGCACCGGCTGCCCCTCGATTTTCGGCATGGCTTCGGCAAACGCCTTGGCCAGCACATCGAAGGTTTGCGCCAGCGCCAGATCGAGCACGAGGCTGAAAGCCACGGCGAACACGGCACTGACCAGCAACACACGGCTCCAGGGATGCTCGGCACGCAACAGGGCGGCCAAGGCCACAGCACCCGCAATCACCAAAAAGGTGATGGGATCGCCCATGACCCATACGGCCAGCCCGGCCAGCAGGCCGCCGGCGATGACCGTTGTAGCATCCTTGAACCCACGCCGCAGCAGCACAAGGCTGCAGGCAGCGGCACTCAACCAGAACAGCAGCGGCAGTACCGCGCTGATGACCACCACCAGGGTGGCCTGCACACGACCGCGCATGATGAAACTTGCTAACGCTCGCATGCTAATCCCTTACTGCTTGTCGACGACCCGGTCTCAGCGGCCGTGGCTGTCGGTGTAGGGCAGCAGGGCCAGGAAGCGGGCGCGCTTGATAGCGGTAGCCAGCTGACGCTGATAACGAGCTTTGGTACCGGTGATACGGCTTGGAACGATCTTGCCGGTTTCGGATACGTAAGCTTTCAGGGTGTTGAGATCTTTGAAGTCGATCTCTTTCACGTCTTCAGCAGTGAAGCGGCAGAATTTACGACGACGGAAGAAACGTGCCATTTAATAGGCTCCTCTAAAGGTCCGTGGATTACTCGTCAGCGTTATCGCTGGAGTCGCTGTCATTGCTGTCGTCGCCTTCGGCGGAGTCAGCATGCTCAGGACGCTCACGACGCTCACGGCGCTCGCTGCGGTTTTCTTCAGCCTTCAGCATCTCGGACTGGCCGGTAACGGCTTCGTCGCGACGGATGACCAGGTTACGGATAACGGCATCGTTGTAGCGGAAGTTGTCTTCCAGCTCGGCCAGGGCCTTGCCGGTGCACTCAACGTTCAGCATCACGTAGTGAGCCTTGTGAACATTGTTGATTGCGTAGGCCAGTTGACGACGGCCCCAGTCTTCCAGGCGGTGGATCTTGCCACCGTCTTCTTCGATCAGCTTGGTGTAACGCTCAACCATGCCGCCGACTTGCTCGCTCTGGTCCGGGTGAACCAGGAAGATGATTTCGTAATGACGCATGAATGCTCCTTACGGGTTAGTAGTCTGCCAGCGAATCTGGTCAGACAAGGAGTGAATGACACTGTATGTCTTGCACGGAGGGGAGGCACATAAGCGCCTGCCAGCTCGGCAAGGGGCGCAATTGTAGAGAAGGCGGGGCGCACAAGCAAGGCAATTGGTGAATATTTGAACAGCCTGAAACATATTCAGAATGCGCCCGCCCCCACAAGCAATCCGCATTGCCAAAGGCAACAGTGAACCAGTGGGAGCGGGCGCGCTCGCGAAGACGGTGGAACTGGCTGAAGATCAGCGCTTGGCTTGACGCTGACGCACCGCTTCGAACAGGCAAACCCCGGTCGCAACCGACACGTTCAGGCTGCTGACGCTGCCAGCCATCGGCAATTTCACCAGAAAATCGCAATGCTCGCGGGTGAGACGGCGCATGCCCTTGCCTTCTGCGCCCATGATCATCACCAGGGGGCCGGTCAGGTCCTGCTGGTAGATCTCCTGCTCGGCCTCGCCAGCGGTACCCACTACCCACAAGCCACGCTGCTGCAGCTTTTCCAGGGTACGCGCCAGGTTGGTCACGGCCACCAGCGGGATCACTTCCGCCGCACCGCATGCCACCTTGCGCACAACCGGCGTCAGCGTTGCAGACTTGTCCTTGGGCACGATCACTGCCGTGGCACCCGCCGCATCGGCCGTGCGCAGGCAAGCGCCAAGGTTGTGCGGATCGGTGACACCGTCCAGCACCAGGATCAGCGGCGGCGTTTCAGTGCGCTCGAGCAACTCCTCGAGCATCAACTCGCCCCATACCTGGCTCGGGCTCACCTCGGCGACCACGCCCTGATGCACGCCCTCTACCCAGGCATCCAACTCACGGCGCTCGGCCTGGCCGACCGGCACGCGGTTCTCCGCGGCCAGCGCCAGCAAGGTTTCGAGGCGTGGCTCGCTGCGCCCTTCCGACAGCCAGATCTGCTTGACCCGCTTTGGATGGTGCTGCAGCAATGCCTGCACGGCGTGCACGCCGTAGATCTTTTCCAGCTGACTCATGACTTGCTCTTGCTCTTGCGTGGCGCGCCGGACTTCGGCGGGCCTTTACGGTGCTTGGTCGGTTTGCCGGACGGTTTGCCACCTTTTTCCGCCTTGCTGCCAGCGCTGCTGCGCGCGTCGGTCATCAGGGCTTTTTTCATCTCACGGCTTTTACGCACTTCAGCATTGCGCTGCACGGCATCCTTGGGAAATACGCTTCGGACGCTTCGCTTTTGCGGCTGCGCGGCTTGGGCGTGGCTTTCGCTTCGGCAACCGGCGGCTGCTCGGCCTTTTCGGTAGCCTGTGCGGCGCCGCGCTGCTTGCGGCCGATCGGTGCGGCGAGGGTCTTGTCCGACACTTCGAAGTCGATCTTGCGCTCGTCCAGATCGACGCGCATGACCTTGACTTCGATGGTGTCGCCCAGGCGGAAGCTGCGCCCTGTGCGCTCGCCGGA
Protein-coding regions in this window:
- the rpsR gene encoding 30S ribosomal protein S18, encoding MARFFRRRKFCRFTAEDVKEIDFKDLNTLKAYVSETGKIVPSRITGTKARYQRQLATAIKRARFLALLPYTDSHGR
- the rpsF gene encoding 30S ribosomal protein S6, with amino-acid sequence MRHYEIIFLVHPDQSEQVGGMVERYTKLIEEDGGKIHRLEDWGRRQLAYAINNVHKAHYVMLNVECTGKALAELEDNFRYNDAVIRNLVIRRDEAVTGQSEMLKAEENRSERRERRERPEHADSAEGDDSNDSDSSDNADE
- the rplI gene encoding 50S ribosomal protein L9, with amino-acid sequence MELILLEKVANLGNLGDKVKVKAGYGRNFLLPFGKATVANAANLAAFEERRAELEKAAADKKSSAESRAAQLAELEVTITATAGDEGKLFGSIGTHDIADALTASGVEVAKAEVRLPNGTIRQVGEYDVAVHLHSDVEATVRVVVVAA
- the rlmB gene encoding 23S rRNA (guanosine(2251)-2'-O)-methyltransferase RlmB; the encoded protein is MSQLEKIYGVHAVQALLQHHPKRVKQIWLSEGRSEPRLETLLALAAENRVPVGQAERRELDAWVEGVHQGVVAEVSPSQVWGELMLEELLERTETPPLILVLDGVTDPHNLGACLRTADAAGATAVIVPKDKSATLTPVVRKVACGAAEVIPLVAVTNLARTLEKLQQRGLWVVGTAGEAEQEIYQQDLTGPLVMIMGAEGKGMRRLTREHCDFLVKLPMAGSVSSLNVSVATGVCLFEAVRQRQAKR
- a CDS encoding RHS repeat-associated core domain-containing protein, giving the protein MKIFYASHRPTLLLDGRGFTRIFNAGPGTLTTHQENHSRLIGSEMSNSPSCTLDQNGRTQLTFSAYGARVDHGQIPAFKGELEDLVTGHYLLGNGYRAYNPHLMRFNSPDSDSPFAKGGLNTYSFALCDPINRRDPTGHAFEFIRKLFVNKTYRGPIVAEFDGIVVFTGQERPDGKLPTLYISAHGAPGVIGADGTNIYDATRTFKALTSRNIQLHNRQIHVLACDTAFPDPLTGSSYISDLSALTKFQVSGYATTVAVVERRQGNEYIVEKQRVLPHHGMTSTKTRAGKGRKQQDATDDIQAEISKRIRTA
- the dnaB gene encoding replicative DNA helicase, which gives rise to MNEITTSEQLDLQTAALKVPPHSIEAEQAVLGGLMLDNDAWERVLDQVSDGDFYRHDHRLIFRAVHKLVDANQPFDVVTLHEQLDKEGLSSQVGGLAYLAELAKNTPSVANIKAYAAIIRERATLRQLISISTDIADNAFNPQGRNAAEILDDAERQIFQIAEARPKTGGPVGVNELLTMAIDRIDTLFNSDSDITGISTGYTDLDEKTSGLQAADLIIVAGRPSMGKTTFAMNLVENAVLRSEKAVLVFSLEMPGESLIMRMLSSLGRIDQTKVRSGQLDDDDWPRLTSAVNLLNDRKLFIDDTAGISPSEMRARTRRLAREHGEIGMIMVDYLQLMQIPGSSGDNRTNEISEISRSLKALAKEFNCPVIALSQLNRSLEQRPNKRPVNSDLRESGAIEQDADVIMFVYRDEVYHPETEHKGVAEIIIGKQRNGPIGFVRLAFIGKYTRFENLAPGMYNFDDDE